Proteins co-encoded in one Brassica rapa cultivar Chiifu-401-42 chromosome A02, CAAS_Brap_v3.01, whole genome shotgun sequence genomic window:
- the LOC103850728 gene encoding uncharacterized protein LOC103850728 produces the protein MTFGPVLLSEIYNFTLTDVLTKLGNGQSASFWFDPWTPLGQLINYIGSNGPRALRIRVNAVVADAIRDSTWSLPHPRSQQEVDLHSHLTTLSLPLSHDTIDACEWIAGDHSLTVFSSATTWDVLRPRQQTKDWVDVVWFKGTVPKLAFTMWIANYDRLPTMARLAAWGLPVSPTCAFCSRFDETRDHLMLSCDYSQDVWTEVLLRCNPSSTTFTMFTNWQELMSWIREPLSKSLKLLRKLAVQLVIFHLWKQRNNLKHNQISLPAALIFSGIDKEMRNIISANRVRKAFSLLMAKWLR, from the exons ATGACTTTTGGACCCGTCCTATTGTCAGAGATCTATAACTTCACTCTCACCGATGTTCT AACTAAGTTGGGGAACGGCCAATCCGCGAGCTTTTGGTTCGACCCATGGACACCTTTGGGTCAGTTAATCAACTATATTGGTTCGAATGGTCCGAGAGCCCTCCGTATCAGGGTAAATGCGGTGGTGGCTGATGCGATTAGAGATTCCACATGGTCCCTGCCTCACCCAAGATCGCAACAGGAAGTTGATCTTCATTCTCATCTCACTACTCTTTCTTTGCCTTTATCTCATGATACAATTGATGCTTGTGAATGGATTGCTGGTGATCATTCTTTGACTGTTTTCAGCTCTGCCACCACATGGGATGTTCTTAGACCGAGGCAGCAGACAAAAGATTGGGTGGACGTGGTCTGGTTCAAGGGGACGGTACCGAAGCTCGCTTTCACGATGTGGATAGCGAACTATGACAGACTTCCAACAATGGCGCGTCTCGCAGCTTGGGGACTTCCGGTTTCTCCTACCTGTGCGTTCTGCTCCAGATTTGATGAAACAAGAGACCATCTAATGCTGTCTTGCGATTACAGCCAGGACGTTTGGACAGAGGTGCTTCTTAGATGTAACCCGTCTTCAACAACATTCACAATGTTCACAAATTGGCAGGAGCTCATGTCTTGGATACGAGAGCCACTGTCTAAAAGTCTAAAGCTACTTAGGAAACTGGCTGTACAACTTGTTATCTTCCACCTGTGGAAACAAAGGAACAACCTAAAGCATAATCAGATATCTCTCCCTGCAGCTCTAATCTTCAGTGGCATTGATAAGGAGATGAGAAACATTATTTCGGCTAACAGGGTTAGAAAGGCTTTCAGTTTGCTTATGGCCAAGTGGCTAAGATAA
- the LOC103850398 gene encoding LOW QUALITY PROTEIN: probable WRKY transcription factor 62 (The sequence of the model RefSeq protein was modified relative to this genomic sequence to represent the inferred CDS: deleted 2 bases in 1 codon; substituted 2 bases at 2 genomic stop codons) — translation MNSCQQKAMETLLHGHGCANQLKLIMDHAKSDSSMEREDLAKSVLHCFSDALAILIDTNDHHQGDQSNNSSPQDASPVLENSRKPLHKRGRKTSVAESSDYRRHESPNPIYHDGFLWRKYGQKQIKESNHQRSYYKCAYTKDQNCEAKKQVQMIQNNPPLYSTTYFGHHTCQLHQAYATFPRDPSDPQDSHMIRFDHPDSSIHQHQNQSQNQIIYLKDENMMMLXXIREWSSPSQWMSSEVAHAVEAFGFNPFRTSSDLS, via the exons ATGAACTCTTGCCAGCAAAAGGCTATGGAGACGCTGCTTCACGGCCATGGGTGTGCCAACCAGCTCAAGCTCATCATGGACCACGCCAAGTCAGACTCGTCCATGGAAAGGGAGGACCTGGCCAAGTCCGTCCTCCATTGTTTCTCGGATGCTCTAGCCATCTTGATCGATACAAATGACCATCATCAAGGTGACCAATCCAATAACTCATCTCCCCAGGATGCGTCGCCTGTTCTTGAGAACAGCAGGAAACCACTTCACAAGAGGGGAAG AAAGACATCAGTGGCAGAGAGCTCAGACTACCGTAGACACGAATCCCCGAACCCGATCTACCACGATGGCTTTCTCTGGAGGAAATATGGACAAAAGCAGATCAAAGAATCAAATCACCAAAG GAGCTACTACAAGTGTGCGTACACTAAAGACCAGAATTGTGAAGCAAAGAAGCAGGTTCAGATGATTCAAAACAATCCTCCATTATACTCAACCACTTACTTCGGCCACCACACGTGCCAACTTCACCAAGCCTATGCAACTTTCCCCAGGGACCCCTCTGACCCGCAGGATTCCCACATGATCCGATTTGATCACCCAGACTCCTCCATCCATCAACATCAGAACCAAAGTCAGAAtcagataatttatttaaaagatgAAAACATGATGATGTTA TGATAAATCAGAGAGTGGTCGTCTCCATCTCAGTGGATGTCCTCGGAGGTTGCTCACGCGGTGGAGGCTTTCGGGTTTAATCCTTTTCGCACATCAAGTGACTTATCATGA